The genomic segment CATTACTGCGAGAAAGCGGCGGACATTGTGGCGCGGGAAGATGGCATTTCCTGCGATGTCGTTGACCTGCGGACGCTGCTGCCAGTCGATAGGGAATCGATCTTGCGATCCTTTAAAAAGACCGGCAAGGCGCTGATCGTCTATGAGGATAACCTCACCCTCGGCTATGGGGCAGAGGTCAGCGCGATCCTCGGTGAGGAGGGCTTTCAGTACATGGATGCCCCCATCCGCCGCTTGGGGGCGCCCGACATTCCCGCCGTCCCTTTTAGCCACCCCCTTCAGGAAGCCTTCATGCCCAATCCAGAAAAGATCGTTAAGGCGATCCGCGATTTGGCAGCCTATTAGTCCGACGAAGCACCCATCCAGCAAGTAATGAGCAGAGAACGAGGGTATCCACCATGACCAAAATCAACCTCACCCAAAAATTAACCCTCTTTCACGAGCAATGGTCGCCTAAGATCATTGGGACGGCAAACGGGCAGTTCATCAAACTGGTGAAAGCGCAAGGGGAATTCGAGTGGCACACCCACCCCGATAGCGATGATGTGATCTATGTCGTGAGGGGCTATCTGACGATCCGTTTTCGGGATAATGCCGTGACCTTAAACCCAGGCGAACTCTATGTTGTGCCAAAGGGTGTCGAACATCAACTCTACGCCCCAGAAGAAGTTCACCTCATGCTCATTGAACCAAAGGGAATGCACCATGCGGCAGAGGCGCTCAGCGAAGTAACTGCCGACAGCGATAAGCAGGATTGGATTTGACCGGATTGGTTTTGACCACCAAAGGATAGTTCATGCCGACGAATGTGATCATGCCCCAACTAGGGGAGAGTGTTGTTGAGGGGACGGTAGGGAAGTGGCTTAAACGGGAAGGAGACGCCGTTGCCGAGTTTGAGCCGCTGTGCGAGGTGCAGACGGACAAAGTAGATACGGAGATTCCCTCGCCAGCGGCGGGTGTTGTCTTGAAAATCTTCGTCCCAGAGGGAAAGACCGTCGAACGCGGCGTTTTGTTGGCGGTGATCGGACAGGCGGGGGAATCGGTGGGCGATGCCCCCGCCCCCGCCGCGCATGGCGGACACGGGCACGCCGCCCCTGCGCCCATCGCCGTGACGAATGGGAACGGCAAAAGCGAGAGCCAACGCCGCTACAGCCCTGTCGTTTTGAATATGGCGGCGGAACACGGCGTGAATCTCAACCTCCTTCAGGGGACGGGGATGAACGGGCGCATCACCAAAAAAGATGTAGAGGCGTACCTTGCCGGACGGGGCGGATCGGCTGCCGCAGCGCCCGCCCCTGCTGCGCTCCCCCCCTGGGAACAGCCCGGCGGCGGCGATCTGTTCAAGCCGACGGAGGAAATTTTCCGCAATGCGCAAGGCTCGGTAGGCGGGCAGACACAGCCATCCCTTCCGGCAGCACCCACGCCAAGAGCGGCAGCGCCCGCGCCGTCATTCCCCACGCCAAGCGGAGGGGACACGTCTGTTGGGACAGTGATTCCCCACACAGCGATACGCCGCTCGATTGCCGCCCATATGGTGCAAAGCAAGCTGCACACCGCCCCCCATGTGACCACCGTCTTTGAAGTCGATATGAGCCGCGTCATGGCGCATTGGCGGGCAAACGAAGCCCCCTACAAAGGGCAAGGCGTGCGGCTCACCCTGACGGCATACTTCATCACCGCTATGGTTAAAGCGGCGGTGGCACAGCCAACGCTGAACGCCCAATGGACAGACGAAGGGCTGTTTGTGCCAAACGGTGTCCATGTGGGCATGGCGGTGGCGCTCAGCGATGGCTTGATCGTCCCTGTGATTCGGAACGCTCAGGACCTCAGCCTTGCCGGAATTGCCCGACAGATTGGCGATTTGGCAACCCGCGCCCGTGCCAAACAGTTAAAGCCCGACGAGATTCGCGGGGGGACAATCACCCTGACGAATCACGGTGTGTCGGGAAGCTTGTTTGCCACCCCGATCATTAACCAGCCGCAGTCTGCGATTGTGGGGGTAGGAGCGGTGACGAAGCGCCCCGTTGTGCTAGAAACACCAGAGGGGGATTCGCTGGCAATCCGCCCGATGATGTATGTGACACTCACCTTTGATCACCGCGTCGCTGACGGCGCGGGGGCAGATGCCTTCCTCGCCACCTTCAAAAAGACGCTGGAAAGCTGGCGCGATTAGGGTCAGATGGGAAGCGCTCCCCCCCCGCGCCATGTTGGGGGTGTCGTGTGCGCCCGCCGCTGAAGCAGTGGGCTAAAAGTGACCACCCCTACGGGGCTTGAAAGCAAACAATGCGCTCCCCCGCGTTCGTTTTAAGCCCCAACGGGATGGTTATCCCCTAGCGCGTGGGCATTCAGCCCCGCGCCATCCGCGTACCACGCAGGGGTGGGAATGGTGTAACGGTGTGGGTTGGAATTCGCAATTGTCAGACCCCTTTTTCTATCTTATAATCGTCATTCCGTTGGGGACGTGGCGGAATTGGCAGACGCGCATGACTTAGGATCATGTGGTATTACCGTGAGGGTTCAAGTCCCTCCGTCCCCACCTCAGCCGTGTTAAGTCGGTCTGCAAAAGAATGTCCACCTGCTACTGCTGCATAGGGTAACACACGTTGAATATCCAAGTTGAACACCTCGATAACCACATTGCCCGTCTCGCCGTCACGCTGGACGCCGAACGGTTGCTAAAAGCGAAAGAAAGCGCTGCCCGCAAGATTGGGCAGAAGGTGAACATCCCCGGCTTTCGGCGGGGAAAAGCGCCCTACAAGATTGTCGCCCGTTTTGTGGGCGAGGCGGCGATCTTGGAAGAAGCGGTTGAACAGCTTGGCAACGAACTTTACCCCCAAGCCCTGAAGGAATCCGGTGTGAATCCCTATGGGATGGGATCGCTGGAAGATGTCACCACCGATCCAACGATTCAACTGATCTTCACCGTTGCCAAGCAAGCCACCGTCGAATTGGGCGGTTACCGCACCATTCGCCTCCCCTACGAACCACCCTCCATCGAAGATAAAGATGTGAATGCTGCGCTGAACGATCTGCTTGACAGCCGTGCGTTGGTGGAGCCAGCCACCCGCTCTGCCCAACTGGGCGACATGATTGTGGCGGATGTTCACGGCGAAGTGATTCACCCCGAACACGAACATGACCATAACCATGACCACGCCGCCGAGGGCGACACCCCCGCCGAGGCAAACACTGAAGGGGAAGCCGAGCCGAAAACGCCGAAATCGGTGGAAGAACGCACCGAACCCTTCATTGACCGCGAAAAGCAAGAGTTCCTTCTCTATACCCCCGAACAAGGCGAAGACCGCGACCCCGTTCCCGGTTTTTCTGCCCAGTTGGTGGGCTTAGGCGCGGGGGAATCGAAGGCGTTCACGATCAGCTTTGCCGAAGACCACGAGGATAAGGCACTGGCGGGACATGCCTTCAAATTTGAGGTGACGATCCACGAGGTGAAGGCGCGAACACTCCCCACCCTGAACGATGCCTTTGCTGAAACGGTCTTGGAGGGGAAGTACAAAACCCTTCTTGATCTGCGCATTGGGGTGCGCAAAGACCTTGAAACAGCGGCACAGCGCGAGGTCACCCGCAATTATTCCTCAAAGGTCTTGGCGGAAGCCGTCAAGGGCGCAACCGTCCAGTACCCAGAGGCGATGGTGGAGGATTACACCTCGAACCTCCTGCGCGATCTGGATGAGAACCTTCGCCGGCAGAATCTTTCCCTTGCCCGCCTGATGCAGATTCAAGGCAAAGATGAGGCGGCGCTGCGCAAAGAGTACCGCGAAACCGCCGTCAGCCGCCTGATCAACGATGTGGTGGTGAAACACCTTCTAGAGCGGGAGGCGATCACCGTCACCCCAGAGGCGCTCACCACCCGCATGGACGAGATGGCGAGCCGCTTTTCCAGCGATGAGGAACAGGCGAAGAACTTCCGCCGTTTTTTGGAGCAGAACGAGACCAAGACAGCCGTTGCCGCCGATTTGCTCCTAGAGGGGTTGCAAGAGCGCCTCGCCGCCATTGGGCGCGGCGACGATCTGCCTGAAGTAACGCTGCCTGCCACTGCGGGGAGCGCCGTGAATGAGGCGGCGGGCGATGTGGCTGCCGCCGCAGAAGCCGCAGTGGAAGCCTCCCTCCCAAGCGAACCATCCTCCGCAGGGGCGGCGGAAGATCAGAACGCCTAAGAGTCTACTCGTAAATTCGGAGAGGACGTGTGAGCGTACTCTCTTGGCAAAACGCCTGGCGCTTCTCAAAGGGCGTTTTCCTCACCGTCTTCTGCTGAGAGGTGGGGGAGGGGGGCAGCGCCCCTCCTAAAAAAGACGTTATTCCCCCTCTCCCGCACAGCGGGAGAGGGGGGTAGGGGATGAGGGTTTTCCCTAATATCTGCCCATAATTTATGGATAGACACTTAGACACCCATTCTTGCACAACTCTAATTGGCGTCTTGTGCGCATCATGGTAAGCTAATGGAACGACTATCGATCATGGCAATCTGCGGAGGGCAATAACCCGCCATGAAACCTCACCCCCTCAACCCGTTGAGCTTGATCATTCCAACGGTGGTTGAAACCACCGGACGCGGCGAGCGCATTTACGACATTTATTCGCTCCTGTTGAAAGATCGCATCATTTTTCTTGGCACACCGATCAACGATCAGGTGGCGAATTTGATCGTGGCGCAGCTGCTTTACCTGAACCACGAAGACCCCGAACGGGACATCAAAATGTATATCAACTCCCCCGGTGGGAGTGTTTACGCTGGCTTTGCCATTTACGACGCCATGCAACTGATCTCCGCCCCTATCGAAACCACAGCCATTGGCTTGACGGCGAGTTTCGGGACGGTTTTGCTGGCGGCGGGGACAAAAGGCAAGCGCTATGCGCTGCCCAATGCAACCATCCACATGCACCAACCGTTGGTCAGCGGCGCCGTTGGCGGGCAAGCCTCCGACATTATGATTCAGGCAAACGAGATGATTCGCCAACGGGAAAAACTCTATAAAATTCTCACCGAGGCAACCGGGCAAAGCCGCGAGACGATTGAAAAAGATGCGGATCGCGATTTCTTCCTCGATGCCGCCCGTGCCGCCGAATATGGTTTGGTGGATGCCGTCTTGTCGCCTGTTCCGGCGTGATAGACCAACCCTCCCCGTTGATCGCGCTACCATACGGTAAGCATCATCAGGGGGGCTCGTTTGAATGTCCCGTTAAAGAGAGTATACGCCCATGCTAACACCGCCTTCCGCAGGAACACAACGTTGTTCGTTTTGCCGCCGCCCCCGCGCTGAGGTCAGCCACCTTATTGCCGGACCCGATGGGATTTTTATTTGCGATGAGTGCGTGGAACTCTGCCAGCGCATTTTGGATGACGAACAATCGGACGAAACACCCAAGACAGAATTCAAGCTGGAGCGCATCCCCTCCCCCCGCGAGATCGTCAGCCACCTGAACGAGTATGTTATTGGGCAAGACCGTGCCAAGCGCGTCCTCAGTGTGGCGGTCTATAACCATTACAAACGGATCAATGCCGGCGGGATTATTGGCGATGTGGAGATTGAAAAGAGCAATATCTTGCTCATCGGTCCCACCGGATCGGGGAAAACACTCCTTGCCCAGACGCTCGCCCGTATTTTGGATGTGCCGTTTTGCATTGCCGATGCTACTGCCCTCACCGAAGCGGGCTATGTCGGTGAGGACGTTGAAAATATCCTTCTGCGCTTGATCCAAGCTGCCGATTTCGATATTGCCAGCGCCGAACGCGGGATC from the Anaerolineales bacterium genome contains:
- a CDS encoding cupin domain-containing protein: MTKINLTQKLTLFHEQWSPKIIGTANGQFIKLVKAQGEFEWHTHPDSDDVIYVVRGYLTIRFRDNAVTLNPGELYVVPKGVEHQLYAPEEVHLMLIEPKGMHHAAEALSEVTADSDKQDWI
- a CDS encoding 2-oxo acid dehydrogenase subunit E2 is translated as MPTNVIMPQLGESVVEGTVGKWLKREGDAVAEFEPLCEVQTDKVDTEIPSPAAGVVLKIFVPEGKTVERGVLLAVIGQAGESVGDAPAPAAHGGHGHAAPAPIAVTNGNGKSESQRRYSPVVLNMAAEHGVNLNLLQGTGMNGRITKKDVEAYLAGRGGSAAAAPAPAALPPWEQPGGGDLFKPTEEIFRNAQGSVGGQTQPSLPAAPTPRAAAPAPSFPTPSGGDTSVGTVIPHTAIRRSIAAHMVQSKLHTAPHVTTVFEVDMSRVMAHWRANEAPYKGQGVRLTLTAYFITAMVKAAVAQPTLNAQWTDEGLFVPNGVHVGMAVALSDGLIVPVIRNAQDLSLAGIARQIGDLATRARAKQLKPDEIRGGTITLTNHGVSGSLFATPIINQPQSAIVGVGAVTKRPVVLETPEGDSLAIRPMMYVTLTFDHRVADGAGADAFLATFKKTLESWRD
- a CDS encoding trigger factor — translated: MNIQVEHLDNHIARLAVTLDAERLLKAKESAARKIGQKVNIPGFRRGKAPYKIVARFVGEAAILEEAVEQLGNELYPQALKESGVNPYGMGSLEDVTTDPTIQLIFTVAKQATVELGGYRTIRLPYEPPSIEDKDVNAALNDLLDSRALVEPATRSAQLGDMIVADVHGEVIHPEHEHDHNHDHAAEGDTPAEANTEGEAEPKTPKSVEERTEPFIDREKQEFLLYTPEQGEDRDPVPGFSAQLVGLGAGESKAFTISFAEDHEDKALAGHAFKFEVTIHEVKARTLPTLNDAFAETVLEGKYKTLLDLRIGVRKDLETAAQREVTRNYSSKVLAEAVKGATVQYPEAMVEDYTSNLLRDLDENLRRQNLSLARLMQIQGKDEAALRKEYRETAVSRLINDVVVKHLLEREAITVTPEALTTRMDEMASRFSSDEEQAKNFRRFLEQNETKTAVAADLLLEGLQERLAAIGRGDDLPEVTLPATAGSAVNEAAGDVAAAAEAAVEASLPSEPSSAGAAEDQNA
- a CDS encoding ATP-dependent Clp protease proteolytic subunit; amino-acid sequence: MKPHPLNPLSLIIPTVVETTGRGERIYDIYSLLLKDRIIFLGTPINDQVANLIVAQLLYLNHEDPERDIKMYINSPGGSVYAGFAIYDAMQLISAPIETTAIGLTASFGTVLLAAGTKGKRYALPNATIHMHQPLVSGAVGGQASDIMIQANEMIRQREKLYKILTEATGQSRETIEKDADRDFFLDAARAAEYGLVDAVLSPVPA